The following proteins are co-located in the Micromonospora viridifaciens genome:
- a CDS encoding alpha/beta fold hydrolase: MTPVIPGFDYQRVVVDDDVTLNVAVGGTGSPIVLLHGFPQTHVMWRHVAVDLAADHTVICPDLRGYGASDKPAERDAETYSKRTMAADIVTLVRKLGHERFALAGHDRGALVAIRAGLDHPEAITHLASLDVLPTLDMWDILRGASAAVAFHLYLMAQPPGLAEQMISASADAFFGYFLDVWAQDPQAIPADVRAEYLKASREAVASIVADYRASAGIDIEHDQADRAAGNRLPMPVTVVQQDWGAALGYDAAALWRAWAADLEHRTMSAGHFMAEEAPDEIIKVLRSLLAR, encoded by the coding sequence ATGACTCCTGTCATTCCCGGGTTCGACTACCAGCGCGTCGTGGTCGATGATGACGTGACACTGAACGTGGCGGTGGGGGGTACGGGCAGCCCGATCGTGCTGTTGCACGGCTTTCCGCAGACCCACGTCATGTGGCGGCACGTCGCCGTCGACCTGGCCGCCGACCACACCGTGATCTGCCCCGACCTGCGCGGCTACGGGGCCAGCGACAAACCCGCCGAGCGCGACGCCGAGACGTACTCCAAGCGGACCATGGCCGCCGACATCGTCACCCTCGTCAGGAAGCTCGGCCACGAGCGCTTCGCCCTGGCCGGACACGACCGGGGTGCCCTCGTCGCCATCCGCGCCGGCCTCGACCACCCCGAGGCGATTACCCACCTCGCCTCCCTCGACGTCCTGCCAACGCTGGACATGTGGGACATTCTGCGCGGGGCCTCCGCCGCGGTGGCCTTTCACCTGTACCTGATGGCCCAGCCACCCGGCCTGGCCGAGCAGATGATCAGTGCCAGTGCGGACGCGTTCTTCGGCTACTTCCTCGACGTATGGGCCCAGGACCCGCAGGCGATCCCCGCGGACGTGCGCGCGGAGTACCTGAAGGCCTCGCGCGAGGCGGTCGCCTCCATCGTCGCCGACTACCGCGCCTCGGCCGGCATCGACATCGAACACGACCAGGCCGACCGAGCCGCCGGGAACCGGCTGCCCATGCCAGTCACCGTCGTCCAGCAGGATTGGGGAGCCGCCCTCGGTTACGACGCCGCCGCGCTGTGGCGCGCCTGGGCCGCTGATCTGGAGCACCGCACCATGTCGGCCGGACACTTCATGGCCGAGGAAGCACCTGACGAGATCATCAAGGTGCTGCGCTCCTTGCTCGCGCGGTAG
- a CDS encoding DNA alkylation repair protein: MAELAELEDPKTREVNKKHGDDHGVNLSKLRALAKRLKTQQELACQLWKTDETAARLLAILICRPKAFERDELDVMLREARTPKVHDWLVNYVVKKNPHSEELRLAWSADPDPVVASAGWALTTERVMKKPEGLDLAGLLDVIEAEMKGAPDRLQWAMNECLGHIGIEHAEHRARAIDIGERLEVLKDYPTSPGCTSPFAPIWIKEMVRRQHDK; the protein is encoded by the coding sequence ATGGCGGAGCTGGCAGAGCTCGAGGACCCGAAGACACGCGAGGTGAACAAGAAACACGGTGATGATCACGGTGTGAACCTCAGCAAGCTGCGCGCGCTCGCGAAGCGGCTGAAGACGCAGCAGGAACTCGCGTGCCAGCTCTGGAAGACGGATGAGACCGCGGCGAGACTGCTGGCGATCCTGATCTGCCGCCCGAAGGCGTTCGAGCGTGACGAGTTGGACGTCATGTTGCGCGAGGCGCGCACACCCAAGGTGCACGACTGGCTCGTGAACTACGTGGTGAAGAAGAATCCGCACTCCGAAGAGTTGCGCCTGGCCTGGTCCGCCGATCCGGATCCAGTGGTCGCGAGTGCCGGCTGGGCGCTGACCACCGAACGCGTGATGAAGAAGCCCGAGGGCCTCGACCTCGCAGGACTGCTCGACGTCATCGAGGCGGAGATGAAAGGTGCCCCGGATCGCCTGCAGTGGGCGATGAACGAGTGCCTGGGTCATATCGGGATCGAGCACGCCGAGCACCGCGCCCGTGCAATCGACATCGGTGAGCGCTTGGAGGTGCTCAAGGACTACCCGACTTCCCCGGGCTGCACGTCTCCGTTCGCGCCCATCTGGATCAAAGAGATGGTGCGCCGACAGCACGACAAGTAG
- a CDS encoding helix-turn-helix transcriptional regulator, translated as MANTSTRTLRLLSLLQTHRYWPGTQLAERLGVSVRTLRRDIDRLRELGYPVEARRGVDGGYQLTAGAALPPLVVDDEEAVALAVGLQAAAHSAVEGLAESSVRMLAKVVQVMPARLRRQVEALRAMTLPAGWDSPTRPGVDPGVLTAVALACRDSEHLRFSYTAADGQHTERHVEPHRLVSLGRRWYLVAYDLTRHHWRSFRIDRLTAPHGTGSRFRPRDLPAADAAEFVRTSLGNLPRPYRVEALVDAPAAAVRERIGRWATVEELDAEHCRVRMTADSLDWPTMALGALGADFRVLDPPELLEQIHNWGARFNRARA; from the coding sequence ATGGCGAACACCAGCACCCGGACCCTGCGGCTGCTGTCCCTGCTGCAAACCCACCGGTACTGGCCCGGCACCCAACTGGCTGAGCGACTGGGGGTCTCGGTCCGCACCCTGCGCCGGGACATCGATCGGCTGCGCGAACTTGGCTATCCGGTCGAGGCGCGGCGCGGCGTGGACGGCGGCTATCAGCTCACCGCGGGCGCGGCACTGCCGCCGCTAGTGGTCGACGACGAGGAGGCGGTCGCCCTAGCCGTGGGGCTGCAGGCCGCCGCGCACAGCGCGGTGGAGGGCCTCGCCGAGTCCTCGGTGCGGATGCTGGCCAAGGTGGTGCAGGTGATGCCGGCCCGGCTACGGCGCCAGGTCGAGGCGCTGCGCGCGATGACCCTGCCCGCCGGCTGGGACAGCCCGACCCGGCCAGGCGTCGACCCGGGCGTGCTCACCGCGGTCGCGCTGGCCTGCCGGGACAGTGAACACCTCCGCTTCTCCTACACCGCCGCCGACGGCCAGCACACCGAGCGGCACGTCGAGCCGCATCGGCTGGTCTCCCTCGGCCGCCGCTGGTACCTGGTCGCCTACGACCTCACCCGGCACCACTGGCGCAGCTTCCGAATCGACCGCCTCACCGCGCCACACGGCACCGGCTCCCGGTTCCGGCCCCGCGACCTGCCCGCCGCCGACGCCGCCGAGTTCGTCCGCACCAGCCTCGGCAACCTGCCCCGCCCGTACCGGGTGGAGGCCTTGGTCGACGCCCCGGCCGCAGCCGTGCGCGAGCGGATCGGCCGGTGGGCCACAGTCGAGGAGCTCGACGCCGAGCACTGCCGAGTGCGGATGACCGCCGACTCCCTGGACTGGCCGACCATGGCACTGGGCGCGCTCGGCGCCGACTTCCGCGTCCTCGACCCGCCCGAACTGCTCGAGCAGATCCACAACTGGGGCGCCCGATTCAACCGGGCTAGGGCGTGA
- a CDS encoding aldo/keto reductase: MGVLTWSPLGFGFLTGRYRRGTKTGTEGRAALRPAWFDPADPVVARKLDVVEQLVEVADNLGVPLPSLAMAFPLAHRAVTSVIIGPRTLEQLESTLEHTDLVLDDDVLDRLDAIVAPGTDVYDPNAAANLPWIRDATQRRRFVRR, from the coding sequence ATGGGTGTGCTCACCTGGAGCCCGCTGGGCTTCGGCTTTCTCACCGGCCGCTACCGCAGGGGCACCAAGACCGGAACCGAGGGGAGGGCAGCCCTTCGGCCCGCCTGGTTCGATCCCGCCGATCCCGTCGTCGCGCGCAAGCTCGACGTCGTAGAGCAACTCGTGGAGGTGGCCGACAACCTTGGCGTTCCGCTGCCTTCGCTGGCGATGGCATTTCCACTCGCGCACCGTGCCGTCACCTCGGTCATCATTGGACCCCGCACGCTCGAACAGCTCGAGTCCACACTCGAACACACCGACCTCGTCCTCGATGACGACGTGCTGGATCGACTCGATGCGATCGTCGCGCCCGGTACCGACGTGTACGACCCAAACGCCGCCGCCAACCTGCCGTGGATCAGGGATGCGACGCAACGACGGCGATTCGTACGACGCTAG
- a CDS encoding DinB family protein, translated as MSETTTADGRTTHDLADAPAATGERADLLATLAKQRHFLRFTTRDLTDEQAGRRSTVSELCLGGLIKHVTAVEQSWVDFILDGPSAMGDFTTMTEADWARRADGFRLLPGETLAGVLADYAEVARRTDELVATLPDLDATQPLPKAPWFEPGGRWSARRVLMHIIAETAQHAGHADIIRESLDGAKSMG; from the coding sequence ATGAGCGAGACCACAACCGCCGATGGACGGACCACCCACGACTTGGCCGACGCGCCGGCCGCCACTGGCGAGCGCGCCGACCTGCTGGCGACGCTGGCCAAACAGCGGCACTTCCTGCGCTTCACCACCCGCGACCTCACCGACGAGCAGGCCGGGCGGCGCAGTACCGTCAGCGAGCTGTGCCTGGGCGGCTTGATCAAGCACGTCACCGCGGTCGAGCAGAGCTGGGTGGACTTCATTTTGGATGGCCCGTCGGCGATGGGCGATTTCACCACCATGACAGAGGCCGACTGGGCCCGTCGGGCCGACGGCTTCCGGCTGCTACCCGGCGAGACACTGGCCGGTGTGCTGGCCGACTACGCCGAGGTGGCCCGCCGGACCGATGAGCTGGTCGCCACCCTGCCTGACCTGGACGCCACCCAGCCGCTACCGAAGGCCCCGTGGTTCGAGCCCGGCGGGCGGTGGTCGGCCCGCCGGGTGCTGATGCACATCATCGCCGAGACCGCGCAGCACGCCGGCCACGCCGACATCATCCGCGAGTCCCTGGACGGTGCCAAGAGCATGGGCTAA
- a CDS encoding BTAD domain-containing putative transcriptional regulator has translation MQARFGVLGPVVAWHGVDAPIDLKGPKHRAVLARLIVARGRVVPVSRLVDDLWQEPSPGAVSAVRTFVAALRRALEPQRPPREPARLLVTEGPGYALRPAPDAVDAWRFEDAVAAASTAPPHEALERLDRALSWWRGPAFAGFDDEPWARAERSRLEQLRLNAIEQRAEVRLTVGPAANVVPDLDAHVVEHPWREEAWRLLALALYRAGRQGDALAVLRRARSLLLEQLGVDPSPQLRRLETDILRQADWVSDGPGSRGPERVWAQAAAAYDRTVASGSRARLESTVDLLRSLAVTGASGLEAAREQRIAAIAAAEPLGDPELTARVIGGYDVPAIWTRSDDPTQAARIVAAAERALAALRPGSSGATRARLLATIAVESRGTRAARGPEAAQEAERIARRLGDPALLAFALNGVFMQTFHRAGLAPRRDEIGAELVALSAQHGLGTFEILGHLVRLQARSALADFATGDQHAAAADRLAERHERPLVGVFTQWYRALRLAATGSSPQAAEAAYRDAAAQLANAGMPGVQQGLLPLALLCLRVWHGQPARFDDHTDWGPYTPWVRPLILLTRNRPADAAAALRQTPDPPPDLLFEALWCLTAQAAIALDDRTAMKRARTALTPAANELAGAGSGMLTIGPVSHHLDHLATALSRTR, from the coding sequence GTGCAGGCCAGGTTCGGTGTTCTTGGGCCGGTTGTCGCCTGGCACGGCGTCGACGCGCCGATAGACCTGAAAGGGCCGAAACACCGCGCGGTGTTGGCGCGACTCATCGTCGCGCGCGGCCGGGTCGTACCGGTCAGCCGCCTCGTCGACGACCTGTGGCAGGAGCCCTCACCAGGCGCGGTGAGCGCGGTCCGCACGTTCGTGGCGGCGTTGCGGCGCGCGCTCGAGCCGCAACGCCCACCGCGTGAGCCGGCTCGGTTGCTGGTCACCGAGGGCCCGGGCTACGCGCTTCGGCCGGCGCCGGACGCGGTCGACGCCTGGCGGTTCGAGGACGCAGTCGCCGCCGCGTCCACGGCGCCCCCGCACGAGGCGCTCGAGCGGCTCGATCGTGCCTTGAGCTGGTGGCGGGGGCCTGCGTTCGCCGGCTTCGACGACGAGCCGTGGGCGCGCGCCGAGCGTTCCCGGCTCGAACAGCTACGGCTGAACGCGATTGAGCAGCGGGCCGAGGTGCGACTGACTGTTGGGCCTGCCGCCAACGTCGTACCGGATCTCGACGCCCACGTGGTCGAGCATCCGTGGCGGGAGGAGGCGTGGCGGCTACTGGCTCTTGCCCTGTACCGCGCAGGACGCCAGGGTGATGCGCTTGCGGTACTGCGCCGAGCGCGCAGCCTGCTCCTGGAACAGCTCGGCGTCGACCCAAGCCCGCAGCTGCGCCGCTTGGAGACCGACATCCTCCGCCAGGCCGATTGGGTCAGCGACGGTCCCGGTTCGCGGGGACCGGAACGGGTCTGGGCGCAGGCCGCGGCGGCATACGATCGTACCGTGGCGTCCGGTTCCCGGGCTCGACTGGAGTCGACGGTCGACCTGCTGCGAAGTCTCGCCGTGACAGGAGCGAGCGGACTCGAGGCGGCGCGGGAGCAGCGGATCGCGGCCATCGCCGCAGCCGAGCCATTGGGCGATCCTGAGCTCACCGCCCGGGTGATCGGTGGCTACGACGTACCCGCGATCTGGACGCGCTCGGATGATCCGACGCAGGCGGCGCGGATCGTGGCGGCGGCCGAGCGGGCCCTGGCCGCCCTTCGCCCTGGTTCGTCCGGGGCCACCCGGGCCCGACTGCTGGCCACGATCGCGGTGGAGTCACGCGGTACACGCGCCGCGCGCGGGCCCGAGGCGGCCCAGGAAGCGGAGCGGATCGCGCGCCGCCTGGGCGACCCGGCCCTGCTGGCCTTCGCTCTCAACGGCGTATTCATGCAGACCTTTCACCGTGCGGGCCTGGCTCCCCGGCGAGACGAGATCGGCGCCGAGCTGGTCGCGCTCTCCGCCCAGCACGGCCTGGGGACGTTCGAGATCCTCGGTCATCTCGTCCGACTGCAGGCCCGCAGCGCGCTCGCCGACTTCGCCACCGGCGACCAGCACGCCGCCGCAGCGGACCGGCTCGCCGAGCGGCACGAGCGCCCGCTGGTCGGCGTGTTCACCCAGTGGTACCGCGCACTCCGACTGGCCGCGACCGGATCGTCGCCACAGGCCGCAGAAGCCGCCTACCGCGACGCGGCGGCACAGCTCGCCAACGCCGGCATGCCCGGCGTCCAGCAGGGCCTGCTACCGCTGGCCCTGCTGTGCCTGCGTGTGTGGCACGGCCAGCCGGCCCGCTTCGACGACCACACCGACTGGGGCCCATACACGCCCTGGGTGCGCCCGCTCATCCTGCTGACCCGGAACCGCCCGGCCGATGCCGCCGCAGCGCTGCGTCAGACCCCGGATCCGCCTCCCGACCTGCTGTTCGAGGCCCTGTGGTGCCTCACCGCCCAGGCTGCAATCGCCCTGGACGACCGGACAGCGATGAAACGCGCCCGGACCGCACTCACGCCGGCCGCCAACGAGCTGGCGGGGGCCGGCAGCGGCATGCTCACCATCGGCCCCGTCTCACATCATCTCGACCACCTGGCCACGGCCCTCAGTCGCACCCGATGA
- a CDS encoding alpha/beta fold hydrolase — MPETLVSAWKQTMAFDSRRRLAEIVCPTLIIAASNDQAVPIHHAKMLHDGIAGSQLVIIDDAGHALIWTHSDEFERVTDDFLGA; from the coding sequence GTGCCGGAAACCCTGGTGTCCGCCTGGAAGCAGACGATGGCGTTCGACAGCAGGCGCCGGCTGGCGGAGATCGTATGTCCGACACTCATCATCGCCGCCTCGAACGATCAAGCCGTACCGATCCACCACGCCAAGATGCTCCACGACGGCATCGCTGGGTCCCAGCTGGTCATCATCGACGATGCCGGCCACGCGCTCATCTGGACACACTCCGACGAGTTCGAGCGTGTGACCGACGATTTCCTCGGGGCCTGA
- a CDS encoding nuclear transport factor 2 family protein, which produces MSRNVETVNTYLDGFRKNDHEQILSCLTDDIEWTVFGAFRLTGKEAYDKAIDGAPEFIDPPELEVVRMVEQGDVVMAELTGTAKRAAGGEMRMSMAEVFVMRDGKIAERRAWVIELKENDYR; this is translated from the coding sequence ATGTCGCGGAACGTCGAGACCGTCAACACCTACCTGGACGGCTTCCGCAAAAACGATCACGAACAGATCCTGTCGTGCCTGACCGACGACATCGAGTGGACCGTCTTCGGTGCCTTCCGTCTGACCGGAAAGGAGGCCTACGACAAGGCCATCGACGGCGCGCCTGAATTCATCGACCCTCCCGAGCTGGAGGTCGTGCGCATGGTCGAGCAGGGCGATGTCGTCATGGCGGAACTCACCGGCACGGCGAAGCGCGCCGCGGGCGGGGAGATGCGCATGTCCATGGCGGAGGTGTTCGTCATGCGCGACGGCAAGATCGCTGAGCGCCGCGCCTGGGTGATCGAACTCAAGGAAAACGACTACCGCTGA
- a CDS encoding DUF1963 domain-containing protein, with translation MDHQGQLRRAALALGIPDDEVSRFIQHLRLSIRLSGGSSGVPVGQFGGLPRLPVGMDWPSDGVSPLPFIFSVDCAALPRVDGFGLPADGSLLFFLDHEQAVATGERRYGRVVYVPAGTDTEVAAGSNARAFVDKQYDVGATLRAEFPDWFGADEDDEDEDDLSPFQQQLARDLERDLPHLDELCALANDLWPPDNGYASAYIGGYADEEVIKSIAEQTLAWREKTGEIVIPVAKWYSHVEKETHRLTIEWVSLARFPVDNEFSYRSDGSFVIRHDDLAAGRLDEALSVAELIP, from the coding sequence ATGGATCATCAGGGGCAGCTTCGTCGTGCAGCGCTCGCGTTGGGCATCCCGGACGACGAGGTCAGCCGGTTCATCCAGCACCTCCGTTTGTCGATCCGGTTGAGCGGAGGATCCAGCGGTGTTCCGGTCGGGCAGTTCGGTGGGTTGCCCCGGCTGCCGGTGGGCATGGACTGGCCGTCCGACGGGGTCAGTCCGTTGCCGTTCATCTTCTCGGTCGACTGTGCGGCGCTGCCAAGAGTCGACGGCTTCGGCCTGCCGGCAGACGGCTCGCTGCTGTTCTTCCTGGACCACGAGCAGGCCGTTGCCACCGGGGAGCGGAGGTACGGGCGAGTCGTGTATGTGCCGGCCGGCACCGATACCGAGGTGGCGGCAGGATCCAACGCCCGCGCGTTCGTCGACAAGCAGTACGACGTCGGCGCCACGCTGCGCGCGGAGTTCCCCGATTGGTTCGGGGCGGACGAGGACGACGAGGACGAGGACGACCTGTCGCCCTTCCAGCAACAGTTGGCCCGTGACCTCGAGCGTGACCTGCCGCACCTTGACGAACTCTGTGCTCTGGCCAACGATCTCTGGCCGCCTGACAACGGGTACGCCAGCGCCTATATCGGCGGGTATGCCGACGAGGAGGTAATCAAGAGTATTGCGGAGCAGACCCTCGCGTGGCGCGAGAAGACCGGCGAGATCGTCATCCCGGTCGCGAAATGGTATTCCCATGTGGAGAAGGAGACGCACCGGCTGACGATTGAGTGGGTGTCGCTCGCCCGCTTTCCCGTGGATAACGAGTTCTCTTACCGGAGTGACGGGAGTTTCGTGATCCGTCACGACGACCTGGCCGCTGGTCGGCTGGACGAGGCGCTATCCGTGGCTGAGTTGATCCCATAG
- a CDS encoding ArsR/SmtB family transcription factor, producing the protein MRDGEPGDVRQLDDVRALTALAHPDRARLMDALAVYGPSTTTALARSMGLATGSVSHHLKVLVEAGLVVPAPAAAADRRERRWKLVTRGMRWTIGQFRDQPTAQAAATSAEGALLQRQYERAREFLETAEQPWDDVAYTGHVWLRLTPDELAELGQQIDDLLLGWRRRQLPDDGLERHTVLAFVHAFPTEP; encoded by the coding sequence ATGCGTGACGGTGAGCCAGGAGATGTCCGGCAACTCGACGACGTGCGCGCGCTGACCGCTCTCGCCCATCCAGACCGTGCCCGGCTGATGGACGCCCTAGCCGTGTATGGACCCTCGACAACCACAGCGCTGGCGCGGTCGATGGGCCTGGCGACCGGCAGCGTGTCGCACCACCTCAAAGTGCTCGTCGAGGCAGGGCTGGTCGTTCCCGCGCCGGCGGCCGCCGCGGACCGCCGAGAACGCCGGTGGAAGCTAGTCACGCGCGGAATGCGCTGGACGATCGGGCAATTTCGCGACCAGCCGACTGCCCAGGCCGCCGCGACGTCCGCCGAGGGCGCCCTGCTTCAGCGACAGTACGAGCGCGCGCGGGAGTTCCTGGAGACCGCAGAGCAACCGTGGGACGACGTCGCCTACACAGGCCACGTCTGGCTCCGGCTGACCCCGGACGAACTCGCCGAACTCGGGCAGCAGATCGACGATCTCCTACTCGGTTGGCGGCGCCGCCAACTCCCCGACGACGGACTGGAACGGCACACAGTTCTCGCCTTCGTACACGCATTCCCCACGGAGCCTTGA